The proteins below come from a single Streptomyces sp. M92 genomic window:
- a CDS encoding YccF domain-containing protein, with amino-acid sequence MKTILNVIWLVLSGFWLFLGYVVAGALLCITIIGIPFGIAAFRIGVYALWPFGYAAVERRDAGAPSCIGNVLWLILAGWWLAIGHIVTGIALCVTIIGIPLGIANFKLIPVSLLPMGREIVRTDQPFTATAGTQRTGW; translated from the coding sequence GTGAAGACCATCCTGAACGTCATTTGGCTCGTGCTCAGCGGCTTCTGGCTGTTCCTCGGCTACGTCGTCGCGGGCGCGCTGCTCTGCATCACGATCATCGGCATCCCGTTCGGCATAGCCGCGTTCCGCATCGGCGTATACGCACTGTGGCCCTTCGGGTACGCGGCGGTCGAGCGACGGGACGCGGGCGCCCCCTCCTGCATCGGCAACGTCCTGTGGCTGATCCTCGCCGGCTGGTGGCTCGCCATCGGCCACATCGTCACCGGCATCGCGCTGTGCGTCACGATCATCGGTATCCCGCTGGGCATCGCCAACTTCAAGCTGATCCCGGTCTCGCTGCTCCCCATGGGACGCGAGATCGTACGGACGGACCAGCCGTTCACGGCCACCGCCGGCACCCAGCGGACCGGTTGGTAG
- a CDS encoding GlsB/YeaQ/YmgE family stress response membrane protein yields the protein MTVISWIILGLLAGAIAKFLLPGRDPGGLVGTTLIGIAGAFTGGWISARWLDHPISKDFYDGATWAAAIGGSLVLLIAYRLLFGNSRD from the coding sequence ATGACCGTCATCAGCTGGATCATCCTGGGACTGCTGGCCGGGGCCATCGCCAAGTTCCTGCTCCCGGGCCGCGACCCGGGCGGGCTCGTCGGCACCACCCTCATCGGCATCGCGGGCGCGTTCACCGGCGGCTGGATATCGGCCCGCTGGCTGGATCACCCGATCAGCAAGGACTTCTACGACGGAGCCACGTGGGCGGCCGCGATCGGCGGTTCCCTGGTGCTGCTGATCGCCTACCGGCTCCTGTTCGGCAACTCCCGCGACTGA
- a CDS encoding YajQ family cyclic di-GMP-binding protein yields MADSSFDIVSKVERQEVDNALNQAAKEISQRYDFKGVGASISWSGEKILMEANSEDRVNAILDVFQSKLIKRGISLKALDAGEPQLSGKEYKIFASIEEGISQDNAKKVAKLIRDEGPKGVKAQVQGDELRVSSKSRDDLQTVIALLKNQDFDFALQFVNYR; encoded by the coding sequence ATGGCCGACTCCAGTTTCGACATCGTCTCGAAGGTCGAGCGGCAGGAGGTCGACAACGCCCTCAACCAGGCCGCCAAGGAGATCTCTCAGCGCTACGACTTCAAGGGCGTGGGCGCCTCGATCTCGTGGTCCGGGGAGAAGATCCTCATGGAGGCCAACTCGGAGGACCGGGTGAACGCCATCCTCGACGTCTTCCAGTCCAAGCTGATCAAGCGCGGCATCTCGCTGAAGGCTCTGGACGCGGGCGAGCCCCAGCTCTCCGGCAAGGAGTACAAGATCTTCGCGTCGATCGAGGAGGGCATCTCCCAGGACAACGCGAAGAAGGTGGCCAAGCTCATCCGGGACGAGGGCCCCAAGGGTGTGAAGGCCCAGGTGCAGGGCGACGAGCTGCGGGTCTCCTCCAAGAGCCGGGACGACCTGCAGACCGTGATCGCCCTGCTGAAGAACCAGGACTTCGACTTCGCGCTGCAGTTCGTCAACTACCGGTGA
- a CDS encoding NAD(P)H-binding protein yields MRIVIAGGHGQIALRLERLLAARGDEVAGIIRKAEQADDLRAAGAEPVVLDLESASAEEVTERLRGADAAVFAAGAGPGSGAARKDTVDKAAAVLFADAAVRAGVRRFVVVSSMGADPEHQGDEIFDVYLRAKGEADAHVRSLEALDWTILRPGMLTDDAGTGLVRLEAHTGRGPVPRDDVAAVLAELVDTPATAGLTLELIAGSAPVSVAVKSVAGN; encoded by the coding sequence ATGCGCATTGTCATCGCTGGTGGTCATGGTCAGATCGCGCTGCGGCTGGAGCGGTTGCTCGCCGCGCGCGGCGACGAGGTGGCGGGCATCATCCGCAAGGCCGAGCAGGCCGACGATCTGCGTGCGGCCGGCGCCGAACCGGTCGTCCTGGACCTGGAGTCGGCCTCCGCGGAGGAGGTCACGGAGCGACTGCGCGGCGCGGACGCCGCGGTCTTCGCCGCGGGCGCGGGCCCCGGGAGCGGGGCGGCCCGCAAGGACACGGTGGACAAGGCGGCGGCGGTCCTCTTCGCGGACGCGGCGGTCCGGGCGGGCGTACGGCGCTTCGTGGTCGTGTCCTCCATGGGCGCCGACCCGGAGCACCAGGGCGACGAGATCTTCGACGTCTACCTGCGTGCCAAGGGTGAGGCCGACGCGCACGTGCGATCCCTGGAGGCGCTGGACTGGACGATCCTGCGGCCCGGAATGCTGACGGACGACGCCGGCACCGGCCTGGTGCGCCTGGAAGCACACACCGGCCGAGGTCCCGTGCCGCGTGACGACGTGGCCGCCGTACTGGCGGAGCTGGTCGACACGCCGGCCACGGCGGGCCTGACACTTGAGCTGATCGCGGGTTCGGCGCCGGTGTCGGTGGCGGTGAAATCGGTGGCCGGGAACTGA